tttttttttaaattattattattactatttttaaagagagagggagagggagagagagagagagaatttttttaatatttattttttagttatcggcggacacaacatcttcgttttgtatgtggtgctgaggatcgaacccgggccgcacgtggcaggcgagcgcgctatggcttgagccacatccccaacccttatttctgttttaattaataaataacttcTTATTAGTGACAAGCCTAATTTCTTCTGAATTCATATTCCCAATGTCTAGATCTGAGggagatttatttttcatattgcaAACATTTTGCATCTATTCTACATAATTAATTCCATCCCTGCTTCCTCCCTGTTATCTCCATGTCAAACATTCACTTCCTCTCAAAACTTTCTATTCCTATTTTCACCAAAACAGCAAACTTCAAAGTCAAACAGAGCTGTTAGAATCCTGGTTCTCTACTTATTCTGTGCTTTAGCTTCCTCATTTTAAAGTAAGCACTCTGGTGGCCCAGGGCTGTCAGGGAAGGCGTGTGTGGTGAGTGCTCCAAGTGCTTCCTTGAAGAGTAGACTCTCACAGAGCACTGTTTCCTTGCACGCCATTCTGCCAAACCTGTTCCTGTGGAGGTTGAGCCTGGGTTGTTTTAATTATGTCGCATTTTAATCCTGAGATCTTAATTAGCTTGAACTACAGATACTTACTCATAATGGGTGATATGATCGTTCTTGTGACTCAGACCATAGGTTCAGCACGTTGTATTTAAAACATTGTATAACATATAGGATactattttagtacatttttaattAGTGATGTGTCaggtgttttccttttttattttaaattgtttttaatgaatTTCTGAAGTCAAAAGCACCCAGACACATAGGACAGGGTTTGGAGGCTGTCACCTCATTTCACTGTGAATGCCTGTTGCTGTAAATTTCTAGGCATGTTTTAACTCCTCCTCAGTTTAAGTAGTGTTGTCTTTTTTTCCATAAGTAAAATTTGTgttttgagattatttttgttgAGGATTTAATGATCacttgtgtgtatataaaatcatagattctattttttttacatagattTAGGGCTGTGCAAATTTGTTATTTCCTCATGTTTCATTTTGGTAGGTTATGTTTTCCAATAAATATGTCCATTTCATCTAAATACTTAAAGCTTAGTATCACAGGATTGTCTAACAGTTTTctctaaaaatcaaatttttaatctttccgTGATCTCTCTGGTCTGTCCTGTTGGCAAAGCCAGACATAATGCCTGCTTGGGCTCCTCCTTCCCCACAGTCACCCAGACCCCATAATCGGGGCTTGGGTTAGTAGTCCCAGGGTCATCCTTCTTCTTTAtgtttgctgctgctgccaccacgATTGTCAAACCCCCTGGGCCTCTCAGCTGGAATATCCCAGCTTCTCTGAAGGCTGTGGCCTCTACTCTTGACTGGATGCAGCTCCTCCCTGTAGATGTTGGGATGGTCCTTCACAATGCAGACCTGGTCACACTGCTGCTTCACCAAGTTCATGTGCTCCGCAGCTGCTTCTTCTGGAAGGCAAATATACAATTGTCTCAGGAATTCATGTCTGTAGATCATGAAAAAATCATgatcaaaatgaaattatggtgcCCTTTAAAGAACTTAAAGTTTTAAATAGCTGAAACTAGTGTAATTTTAGGTTGATTTGAACTTTATTACGTGGCTTTGTTACTACAAAGCTAAAGTTTTGTAAGCATAATTTGACCAAGTTGCATCTTAATGTTCAAGCTGTTTATTGGCAGtccaaattttaattattttaatttgataatatgtaaaataatgtaaTTCAGAGGCAGTGGCAGGTGATATTCTAGTTGGGTGTAAATATTCAACCCCTTAGTTGAGGCTAATGTATTTTCAGGTATATGGTGGAGCTATATCCGTGATTTGTATGAAAAAGATCATGTAAAAACAAACTGTACTTGTGTGTCTGCTCCTCCTCATTTGGAAGTAAGTTTAGAACATCTTCAAAAGGCACTTTGCGAGCATGTCAGGCTGTGACTCTTGGTGAGGCTCCTGTGGTGGGGTCCAGAGGCCTCAAGCCACTAAAAGCCACTTGCCAATGAGAAAATGAGGTTATTTTTCTGTCATCCATGTGTttttgcagaaagaaaagaaaactgatttaCATACTGCCATGTATTAATAGATTTATTAGCATTaattagttgatttttttattagtttgttgTAAATTGAAAACATTCTCTTTAAAGATAAGGCTCCTTCCATAATACTTCCCAACTGAAGACATCTGCTTTTTTGTTCTTCTTCCAGGTTTTCGAAAAATCAGTTTGGATGACCTTCGGAAGGCGTACATTGTCAAGGACGTGCAGCAGTACATTCTTCATCGTTTAGACCAGGAGGAAGCTCTGCGGCAGCACCTCACGAAAGAAACTGCCGAGATGTTAAACCAGCTGCACATTAAAAGCAGTGGATGTTTTCTTTATCTAGAACGAGTTTTAGACGGAGTTGTGGAAAACTTTATTATGTTAAGAGAGATTCGTGACATCCCAGGAACTCTGAATGGTCTGTATCTCTGGCTTTGCCAGAGACTTTTTGTAAGAAAACAGTTTGCAAAGGTTCAGCCAATTTTGAATGTCATTCTTGCAGCCTGTCGACCTTTGACTGTCACAGAGTTATATCATGCAGTATGGACCAAAAATATGTCCTTGACCTTGGAGGACTTTCAGCGCAAGCTAGATGTCCTCTCCAAACTTCTTGTCGATGGACTGGGAAATACTAAGATCCTGTTTCACTATAGCTTTGCTGAGTGGCTTCTGGACGTGAAGCACTGCACTCAGAAGTATTTATGTAATGCAGCAGAAGGACACCGAATGCTGGCCATGAGCTACACCTGTCAAGCCAAGAATTTGACTCCATTGGAAGCACAAGAATTCGCACTGcatttaattaattcaaatttgCAGTTGGAGACAGCTGAATTAGCCCTGTGGATGATATGGAATGGCACGCCTGTCCGAGACTCTCTGTCCACTTCAATACCCAAGGAACAAGAAGTGCTGCAGCTGTTGGTTAAAGCTGGTGCTCACGTCAACAGTGAGGATGATCGCACGTCGTGCATAGTCCGACAAGCCTTGGAAAGAGAGGATTCTATCAGGACACTATTAGATAATGGAGCTTCGGTGAATCAGTGCGATTCAAATGGGAGAACGTTATTGGCTAATGCCGCCTACAGTGGCAACCTTGATGTGGTGAATTTGCTTGTCTCTAGGGGAGCAGACTTAGAGATAGAAGATGCTCATGGACATACATCTCTCACCCTAGCTGCTAGACAAGGTCATACCAAGGTGGTTAATTGTTTGATTGGGTGTGGAGCAAATATCAATCACACTGATCAAGATGGTTGGACAGCATTAAGATCTGCAGCTTGGGGCGGCCATACTGAGGTCGTGTCTGCACTGCTTTATGCTGGTGTAAAAGTGGACTGTGCCGATGCTGACAGCCGAACAGCGCTGAGAGCGGCAGCATGGGGAGGCCATGAGGATATTGTTCTCAACTTGCTACAACACGGTGCTGAGGTTAACAAAGCTGATAATGAAGGTAGGACTGCTTTGATCGCAGCAGCATACATGGGACACAGAGAGATTGTGGAACACCTGCTGGACCACGGAGCAGAAGTCAATCATGAGGACGTGGATGGCAGAACCGCGCTCTCTGTCGCTGCACTTTGCGTGCCTGCAAGTAAAGGGCACGCATCTGTCGTTAGCCTTTTGATCGACCGAGGTGCTGAAGTGGATCACTGTGACAAAGACGGCATGACTCCACTGCTGGTAGCTGCCTATGAAGGACATGTGGATGTGGTGGACTTGCTTCTGGAGGGAGGGGCTGATGTCGATCACACAGACAACAATGGCCGGACACCCCTGCTGGCAGCAGCTTCCATGGGTCATGCTTCAGTAGTAAACACACTTCTGTTTTGGGGTGCAGCTGTGGACAGCATTGATAGTGAAGGCAGGACGGTCCTCAGCATAGCTTCAGCACAAGGAAATGTTGAGGTGGTACGCACTCTGCTGGACAGGGGGCTGGACGAGAATCACAGAGACGATGCCGGCTGGACCCCTTTGCACATGGCAGCCTTTGAAGGTCACAGGTTAATATGTGAGGCGCTCATTGAACAAGGTGCTAGAACAAACGAGATCGACAACGACGGCCGGATCCCCTTCATCCTGGCTTCACAAGAGGGTCACTATGACTGTGTTCAGATATTATTGGAGAATAAATCCAACATTGATCAGAGAGGTTATGATGGAAGAAATGCACTGCGGGTCGCTGCCTTAGAGGGACACAGGGACATTGTCGAGTTGCTGTTCAGCCACGGCGCTGATGTGAACTACAAAGACGCAGATGGCAGGCCCACACTTTATATCCTGGCCTTAGAAAACCAACTGACGATGGCCGagtattttttagaaaatggtGCAAACGTGGAGGCAAGCGATGCTGAGGGCAGGACAGCGCTCCACGTTTCCTGCTGGCAGGGCCACATGGAAATGGTGCAGGTGCTCATTGCTTCCCACGCCGATGTCAATGCTGCAGACAACGAGAAGCGCTCGGCTCTGCAGTCGGCAGCCTGGCAGGGCCACGTCAAAGTCGTGCAGCTGCTGATCGAGCATGGGGCCGTGGTGGACCACACCTGCAACCAGGGTgccactgctctctgcatcgcGGCGCAGGAGGGGCACGTCCATGTGGTCCAGGTCTTACTAGAGCACGGTGCTGATCCTAACCACGCCGACCAGTTTGGACGTACAGCTATGCGTGTTGCAGCCAAAAACGGACATTCTCAAATcattaaattattagaaaaatatggtGCCTCTAGTCTGAACGGCTGTTCCCCATCTCCTGTTCACACAATGGAGCAGAAACCTCTCCAGTCGGTGTCTTCGAAGATGCAGTCGCTCACTATCAAGTCCAACAGCTCCAGCAGCACCGGCGGCGGGGATGCGCAGCCGTCCCTGCGCGGCCTGCCCAACGGGCCAGCACACGCCTTCAGCTCGCCGTCGGAGTCTCCCGACTCCACCGTGGACCGGCAGAAGTCCTCCCTGTCCAACAATTCCCTGAAGAGCTCAAAAAACTCCTCTCTGAGAACGACTTCCTCCACGGCGACAGCGCAGACGGTGCCGATGGACAGCTTCCACAGCCTGTCCTTCACGGAGCAGATCCAGCAGCACTCGCTGCCACGCAGCCGCAGCCGCCAGTCCATCGTGTCCCCGTCCTCCACCACGCAGTCCCTGGGACAGAGCCACAATTCCCCGAGCAGTGAGTTCGAGTGGAGTCAAGTGAAGCCCAGCCTGAAGTCCACCAAGGCAAATAAGGGGGGGAAATCGGAAAATTCCAGCAAATCCGGGTCAGCTGGGAAAAAGGCCAAGCAGAGCAATTCTTCACAGCCAAAGGTCTTAGAGTATGAAATGACCCAGTTTGATAAGAGAGGACCCGCGGCCAAGTCTGGGACGAGTGTGCCCCCTAAACAGACACCAGCGGACCCCCAGTGCAAAAGCCTGGTGCCCTCTGCCCAGCAGCAGCTCCTGCTCCACCAGCAGGGTGGGGAGCAGAAGAGGAGAAACGGGATCCTGACAAACCCCAACTACCACCTCCAGAGCAACCAGGTGTTTCTTGGTAGGGTGCCAGTCCCACGGACAATGCAGGACCGAGGGCACCCCGAGGTGTTGGAGGGCTATCCCTCCTCGGAGACGGAACTCAGCCTTAAGCAAGCCCTGAAGCTTCAGATCGAGGGTGCCGACCCCAGCTTCAACTACAAGAAGGAAACGCCGTTGTGAAAGGTGGGACCTGGTGGGCCTAAAGTATCTGCACCCCGAAGTTAGCTCCCTTGGCTGGGTGCTCCCCTGCCTCCCCAAGGCCACTCCACCTTCCAGTCTCCCAGCCAGACCTGCCCTGCCCCCTGGAGTGGAGTCCTCCCCCCATGTCACCCCGCCCCCCTCCCTGCAGGTGACCTGCAGCCCATAGGCCTGGCACAGCCACAGTCATTTTCCCACTGTGTTCTCGGTTGGTGTCCCCACCTGAATTGTAGGCTCTGGGAGGGTTAGTGCTCTGCCCACTGCTATCTTATGTCCCTGGAGTAGTGTCTGGACAGTCTAGTTTCCAGGAGGAAGTGGACATGCCCTGTGTGTTCAGTTACCCCCTCTTGGGAGATGCTGATAGGTGAGGCTGTTCTGTATATTCATCCTGCTGCTTGGAAGAAGAGTGTTTGTAATGCGTAGTAGATAGTTGGCCAATACTAACTCTGTTCCTACTCAGAAAGAAGTTTACTCAGTAAAAGGTAGTTTGTTATTATGACAGATCTCTTGAGAATCTCCCAAAGTCATATTTTCACATACTGAGCAAAGAATTGAGAGGTGGGAAGCGGATGGTTGGCAAGGTGGGTGTGTGGAGCCCATTGTATTCAGGTAGAACAGtactttttaattgtaaaaaCCTTTCCCCTTCCCACAAAAGGTACTTTGCTGATTATATAGGGGAAGTTGGTGGGAAAATAGGTCTACAGTTTTTATGTTacagatatttttttcagaatcctATTTCCCATGTTGGAGATAAATCTGAAGATTTCATTAGGAATCTTTTCTGGTTCATGTTAAGCTACATTGATCCTACTTTGCTTAACTGATTTTCTTCCTTTAGCAAAATTATACTCTAGCAAATTGCAGTCTCTTTCTTGCTTCTTTTGTCTTTGGGACTATCTTCCAATAATAAACATCCCTCAGTTTGAATTTATGGATGACCAGGCAAATGTCACTCAAAAATAATCTGTATAAAATAGATAATTCATTCTCCACggtagcttattttaaaaataggtacaGCCCTCCAGCTGTCATCCACGTCTTTTGTAAAGGCACAAgtataaacatatattaaatacaGTAAACCACATGAACTAAGGTAGATGTATTATGGAgccttttaaattaaataatgaatcTTTAGATTATTAAACTTGTACTTTATgtgataaatatttatagttagATTGATATGCATATTCTTATGTAGAGTCTTAAAACTATATGTAGTTTCATGGTAAGTGTAATGTGGACATTCACTCTTTCTTATTTAATGTTTGCCTAGTTCCTGCTCTGAGAGTCAGAGGCTTTGTGGTTGGAGTGGCTCTTCACCTTCCGGGATAAGAACATAAACCGCCAATGGTGTGCTGAGAGAGAACGAAGAATGTGCTATCTGCAGTACAGTTACCTTAATTACTGTAATGTGCCTAAATAGTAAGGCTGCCTTCTCAGTGTAACCCTCTGTGCTTAAGAACTTTCATTTTGTGTGCTTTGTATTCACTACACAGAAAaagcacttttttaaaagatgcagaTGTATACTACAGTTCCCTGATAAAGCTGAAAACAATTTTGAATAAAGTATTTTAAGTTAAGATTTGATAAATGTGCATGTGCCATGGTCAAATATATATGAAAGGCAgtgttttttgtatttattttcttttttgtggcaaAAGAACCTTATGCGCAGTGTTCCGGTCACATCGCATTGTAGTGCGTGGCCtgtttcctgtattttttaaaatgtcactcaATAAAATGAATCTTGCAACTGTTTTATGTTCACTGCCCCTTCAGCATTGGCTAAAATGAGTTTCTGTATGAATGCCACgtctaggtgaaaaaaaaatttttttgacagATTCTCAAACAGCATATAATTTTTAGTAGTTTAGGGAGCTGCTCCATGTAGTTTAAATCTGGATTGTCACAGTAGGATGCTCCCTATGTCTGGCCCAAAGTATCCAAACGAGCAAATAAGTCGGCAGAACAGAGTTCCATTTCCTTCCGGGATGTTGTTTGCCTCCCGCTTGCTGTCCTTCCACCTCCAAGACCACAGACTCATTCCCGAGGCATGAAAATTCTCAGGGACAAAGCCATGCCTCAGTCGCATGCGTGCGCAGAGGGAGGTGCACCTGTCTCTCGTCTGAGGGTAGAATTTTTGATCCCTGAACAATTCATTGACTACCCTCATCTCTTCtttgaagcaaaacaaaatgtaatttatcaGTGTGAAGGTTTATGTGGCTTCTCTCTCAGCTTCTCTACTTTTAAATCACTGCATGACCACAACAGCCCCTCTCAGAATCAAGTGGGTCCATGCCCTGGCTCAGTTGGATGGTGATGATTGTGGTGTGTTCTGTCAGTCCTTCATGGATGAGGCCTCTAACCTTGTCATAGCACAtgtgtatttcttattatttaacaGAACTGTTGGATCTGCACTTTCCTATCCATGTGCTCTTTCCTATGTTTTTTGGGCAGTTGCATTCAGGATGGCCAGGTGGCAAGATGAGGGGAGAAGTCTgtgactaaagaaaataaatttggtgCCGATGAGCATGTGACCCATAGCCCTAGCCTCCTGGAGGCCCTCGACACCAGTGGGGCCAGAGTGGAGGGACTGGTCAGCATAATGATTTGGCAACCACAGATGTGGATTGGATCTCTGGGTGAGTCCTGTTAGTCCTACAGACCCCAGAAATTCTGTTCTCTTGATAAAGAGGAATGAGGAAAGAGAATTTGGAGACAGCACAAAACCATTGCtactactgaagaaaaaaaatctttcaaa
This genomic interval from Ictidomys tridecemlineatus isolate mIctTri1 chromosome 9, mIctTri1.hap1, whole genome shotgun sequence contains the following:
- the Ankrd50 gene encoding ankyrin repeat domain-containing protein 50 isoform X1, producing the protein MTNPWEEKVCKMAQTSLLQGKQFYCREWVFHKLQHCLQEKTSCCSSAVNTPSLVMNSGNNAGAVSGKAAAWGVLLVGGPGSGKTALCTELLWPSSPTSLQRGLHRQALAFHFCKAQDSDTLCVGGFVRGLVAQICRSGLLQGYEDKLRDPAVQSLLQPGECERNPAEAFKRCVLLPLLGMEPPQQSLFLLVDSVDEGCNVTEGEQTATSLSGTVAELLAGHHEFFPPWLLLLCSARKQSKAVTKMFTGFRKISLDDLRKAYIVKDVQQYILHRLDQEEALRQHLTKETAEMLNQLHIKSSGCFLYLERVLDGVVENFIMLREIRDIPGTLNGLYLWLCQRLFVRKQFAKVQPILNVILAACRPLTVTELYHAVWTKNMSLTLEDFQRKLDVLSKLLVDGLGNTKILFHYSFAEWLLDVKHCTQKYLCNAAEGHRMLAMSYTCQAKNLTPLEAQEFALHLINSNLQLETAELALWMIWNGTPVRDSLSTSIPKEQEVLQLLVKAGAHVNSEDDRTSCIVRQALEREDSIRTLLDNGASVNQCDSNGRTLLANAAYSGNLDVVNLLVSRGADLEIEDAHGHTSLTLAARQGHTKVVNCLIGCGANINHTDQDGWTALRSAAWGGHTEVVSALLYAGVKVDCADADSRTALRAAAWGGHEDIVLNLLQHGAEVNKADNEGRTALIAAAYMGHREIVEHLLDHGAEVNHEDVDGRTALSVAALCVPASKGHASVVSLLIDRGAEVDHCDKDGMTPLLVAAYEGHVDVVDLLLEGGADVDHTDNNGRTPLLAAASMGHASVVNTLLFWGAAVDSIDSEGRTVLSIASAQGNVEVVRTLLDRGLDENHRDDAGWTPLHMAAFEGHRLICEALIEQGARTNEIDNDGRIPFILASQEGHYDCVQILLENKSNIDQRGYDGRNALRVAALEGHRDIVELLFSHGADVNYKDADGRPTLYILALENQLTMAEYFLENGANVEASDAEGRTALHVSCWQGHMEMVQVLIASHADVNAADNEKRSALQSAAWQGHVKVVQLLIEHGAVVDHTCNQGATALCIAAQEGHVHVVQVLLEHGADPNHADQFGRTAMRVAAKNGHSQIIKLLEKYGASSLNGCSPSPVHTMEQKPLQSVSSKMQSLTIKSNSSSSTGGGDAQPSLRGLPNGPAHAFSSPSESPDSTVDRQKSSLSNNSLKSSKNSSLRTTSSTATAQTVPMDSFHSLSFTEQIQQHSLPRSRSRQSIVSPSSTTQSLGQSHNSPSSEFEWSQVKPSLKSTKANKGGKSENSSKSGSAGKKAKQSNSSQPKVLEYEMTQFDKRGPAAKSGTSVPPKQTPADPQCKSLVPSAQQQLLLHQQGGEQKRRNGILTNPNYHLQSNQVFLGRVPVPRTMQDRGHPEVLEGYPSSETELSLKQALKLQIEGADPSFNYKKETPL
- the Ankrd50 gene encoding ankyrin repeat domain-containing protein 50 isoform X2, with translation MTNPWEEKVCKMAQTSLLQGKQFYCREWVFHKLQHCLQEKTSCCSSAVNTPSLVMNSGNNAGAVSGKAAAWGVLLVGGPGSGKTALCTELLWPSSPTSLQRGLHRQALAFHFCKAQDSDTLCVGGFVRGLVAQICRSGLLQGYEDKLRDPAVQSLLQPGECERNPAEAFKRCVLLPLLGMEPPQQSLFLLVDSVDEGCNVTEGEQTATSLSGTVAELLAGHHEFFPPWLLLLCSARKQSFRKISLDDLRKAYIVKDVQQYILHRLDQEEALRQHLTKETAEMLNQLHIKSSGCFLYLERVLDGVVENFIMLREIRDIPGTLNGLYLWLCQRLFVRKQFAKVQPILNVILAACRPLTVTELYHAVWTKNMSLTLEDFQRKLDVLSKLLVDGLGNTKILFHYSFAEWLLDVKHCTQKYLCNAAEGHRMLAMSYTCQAKNLTPLEAQEFALHLINSNLQLETAELALWMIWNGTPVRDSLSTSIPKEQEVLQLLVKAGAHVNSEDDRTSCIVRQALEREDSIRTLLDNGASVNQCDSNGRTLLANAAYSGNLDVVNLLVSRGADLEIEDAHGHTSLTLAARQGHTKVVNCLIGCGANINHTDQDGWTALRSAAWGGHTEVVSALLYAGVKVDCADADSRTALRAAAWGGHEDIVLNLLQHGAEVNKADNEGRTALIAAAYMGHREIVEHLLDHGAEVNHEDVDGRTALSVAALCVPASKGHASVVSLLIDRGAEVDHCDKDGMTPLLVAAYEGHVDVVDLLLEGGADVDHTDNNGRTPLLAAASMGHASVVNTLLFWGAAVDSIDSEGRTVLSIASAQGNVEVVRTLLDRGLDENHRDDAGWTPLHMAAFEGHRLICEALIEQGARTNEIDNDGRIPFILASQEGHYDCVQILLENKSNIDQRGYDGRNALRVAALEGHRDIVELLFSHGADVNYKDADGRPTLYILALENQLTMAEYFLENGANVEASDAEGRTALHVSCWQGHMEMVQVLIASHADVNAADNEKRSALQSAAWQGHVKVVQLLIEHGAVVDHTCNQGATALCIAAQEGHVHVVQVLLEHGADPNHADQFGRTAMRVAAKNGHSQIIKLLEKYGASSLNGCSPSPVHTMEQKPLQSVSSKMQSLTIKSNSSSSTGGGDAQPSLRGLPNGPAHAFSSPSESPDSTVDRQKSSLSNNSLKSSKNSSLRTTSSTATAQTVPMDSFHSLSFTEQIQQHSLPRSRSRQSIVSPSSTTQSLGQSHNSPSSEFEWSQVKPSLKSTKANKGGKSENSSKSGSAGKKAKQSNSSQPKVLEYEMTQFDKRGPAAKSGTSVPPKQTPADPQCKSLVPSAQQQLLLHQQGGEQKRRNGILTNPNYHLQSNQVFLGRVPVPRTMQDRGHPEVLEGYPSSETELSLKQALKLQIEGADPSFNYKKETPL
- the Ankrd50 gene encoding ankyrin repeat domain-containing protein 50 isoform X3, with translation MRTSYEIQPFKASYSLENVRGTQQKHSKGFRKISLDDLRKAYIVKDVQQYILHRLDQEEALRQHLTKETAEMLNQLHIKSSGCFLYLERVLDGVVENFIMLREIRDIPGTLNGLYLWLCQRLFVRKQFAKVQPILNVILAACRPLTVTELYHAVWTKNMSLTLEDFQRKLDVLSKLLVDGLGNTKILFHYSFAEWLLDVKHCTQKYLCNAAEGHRMLAMSYTCQAKNLTPLEAQEFALHLINSNLQLETAELALWMIWNGTPVRDSLSTSIPKEQEVLQLLVKAGAHVNSEDDRTSCIVRQALEREDSIRTLLDNGASVNQCDSNGRTLLANAAYSGNLDVVNLLVSRGADLEIEDAHGHTSLTLAARQGHTKVVNCLIGCGANINHTDQDGWTALRSAAWGGHTEVVSALLYAGVKVDCADADSRTALRAAAWGGHEDIVLNLLQHGAEVNKADNEGRTALIAAAYMGHREIVEHLLDHGAEVNHEDVDGRTALSVAALCVPASKGHASVVSLLIDRGAEVDHCDKDGMTPLLVAAYEGHVDVVDLLLEGGADVDHTDNNGRTPLLAAASMGHASVVNTLLFWGAAVDSIDSEGRTVLSIASAQGNVEVVRTLLDRGLDENHRDDAGWTPLHMAAFEGHRLICEALIEQGARTNEIDNDGRIPFILASQEGHYDCVQILLENKSNIDQRGYDGRNALRVAALEGHRDIVELLFSHGADVNYKDADGRPTLYILALENQLTMAEYFLENGANVEASDAEGRTALHVSCWQGHMEMVQVLIASHADVNAADNEKRSALQSAAWQGHVKVVQLLIEHGAVVDHTCNQGATALCIAAQEGHVHVVQVLLEHGADPNHADQFGRTAMRVAAKNGHSQIIKLLEKYGASSLNGCSPSPVHTMEQKPLQSVSSKMQSLTIKSNSSSSTGGGDAQPSLRGLPNGPAHAFSSPSESPDSTVDRQKSSLSNNSLKSSKNSSLRTTSSTATAQTVPMDSFHSLSFTEQIQQHSLPRSRSRQSIVSPSSTTQSLGQSHNSPSSEFEWSQVKPSLKSTKANKGGKSENSSKSGSAGKKAKQSNSSQPKVLEYEMTQFDKRGPAAKSGTSVPPKQTPADPQCKSLVPSAQQQLLLHQQGGEQKRRNGILTNPNYHLQSNQVFLGRVPVPRTMQDRGHPEVLEGYPSSETELSLKQALKLQIEGADPSFNYKKETPL